Proteins from one Prevotella sp. E2-28 genomic window:
- a CDS encoding HD domain-containing protein, with translation MNDAKIINDPVFGFIKIPRGLLYDIVKHPLFQRLSRINQLGLASVVYPGARHTRFQHSLGAFHLMSEAIQSLQQKGQFIFDSEAEAVQAAILMHDIGHGPFSHVLENTLIRGISHEDISLMMMEQINKDLGGQLNLAISIFKDNYPKRFLHQLISSQLDMDRLDYLRRDSFFTGVTEGNIGSARIIKMLNVVDDRLVVEQKGIYSLENYLTTRRLMYWQVYLHKTAVSYEKVLVNMLTRAKDLAKQGHKIFASPALSYFIENDVNSKWFAEHEEALLMYEELDDSDIWSAMKAWKHSDDKILSTLATDMLDRKIFKVEIHDTPISDERIDELQTMIAEKMGIDKSDAHYMMSINRIQKDMYSVDDDSIDILYKDGTIKDISEASEILNVALLSKKIRKYYLCYQRFQ, from the coding sequence ATGAACGACGCAAAAATCATTAACGACCCAGTATTCGGGTTTATCAAAATACCACGCGGACTGCTTTATGACATCGTGAAACATCCTCTGTTTCAAAGGCTTAGCCGCATCAACCAACTAGGATTGGCTTCTGTGGTTTATCCTGGTGCGCGTCACACACGCTTCCAACATTCACTTGGTGCATTCCATCTGATGAGCGAAGCCATTCAGTCATTGCAACAAAAAGGGCAGTTTATCTTTGATTCTGAAGCAGAAGCTGTTCAAGCAGCCATCCTGATGCACGACATTGGTCACGGACCTTTCTCGCATGTACTTGAGAACACCCTCATCCGAGGAATATCTCACGAGGATATCTCGCTCATGATGATGGAACAAATCAACAAGGATTTAGGTGGACAGCTGAATCTGGCTATCTCAATCTTCAAGGATAACTATCCCAAGCGATTCCTACACCAACTCATATCCAGTCAGCTAGACATGGACCGACTGGATTACCTGCGTCGCGATTCCTTCTTTACGGGAGTCACAGAAGGTAATATCGGGTCGGCCAGAATCATCAAGATGCTCAATGTCGTAGACGACCGTCTAGTCGTTGAGCAAAAAGGCATCTATTCGTTAGAGAACTACCTGACTACCAGACGTTTAATGTATTGGCAAGTCTATCTTCACAAGACAGCTGTATCTTACGAGAAAGTACTGGTCAACATGCTGACAAGGGCTAAGGATTTAGCAAAACAGGGGCATAAGATTTTTGCTTCGCCTGCCCTCTCCTACTTCATTGAGAACGACGTCAATTCAAAGTGGTTTGCCGAACATGAAGAAGCCCTCCTCATGTATGAGGAACTGGATGATAGCGACATCTGGAGCGCAATGAAAGCCTGGAAGCATTCTGACGACAAAATACTGTCCACTTTGGCCACAGACATGCTGGACCGTAAAATCTTTAAAGTGGAAATACACGACACTCCTATTTCAGACGAACGCATCGATGAACTGCAGACCATGATTGCTGAAAAAATGGGTATCGACAAGAGTGACGCTCACTATATGATGAGCATCAACAGAATACAAAAAGACATGTATTCCGTTGACGATGATTCTATTGATATTTTGTACAAAGATGGCACCATAAAAGACATCTCAGAAGCCTCTGAGATACTTAATGTGGCACTTCTTTCTAAAAAAATACGAAAATATTACCTTTGTTATCAACGTTTTCAATAA
- a CDS encoding RNA polymerase sigma factor RpoD/SigA — protein MRQLKIIKSITNREGESLDKYLQEISKEELLSVEEEVELATRIKKGDQKALETLTRANLRFVVSVAKQYQNQGLSLPDLINEGNLGLIKAAERFDETRGFKFISYAVWWIRQSILQAIAEQSRIVRLPLNQVSSVNKISQVLSRFEQENERRPSVDEISEKIDLPKDKIDEAMSISGKHVSMDAPFADGDENSLLDVLVNDSSPSADKQLVLESLRQEIQEVLSYLNDRERTVIEAYFGIGQQEMTLEEIGVKYGLTRERVRQIKEKAIRRLRNNTKNKMLMSYLG, from the coding sequence ATGAGACAACTTAAGATTATAAAGTCGATTACTAACAGAGAGGGTGAGTCGTTAGACAAATACCTTCAGGAGATCAGTAAAGAGGAACTCCTGTCTGTTGAAGAAGAAGTCGAATTGGCTACGCGTATAAAGAAAGGTGACCAAAAAGCATTGGAAACCCTAACCAGAGCCAATCTTCGATTTGTTGTCAGTGTAGCTAAACAATATCAGAATCAGGGGCTCTCTTTGCCAGACCTTATCAATGAGGGTAATTTGGGACTTATCAAGGCTGCCGAGCGTTTTGACGAGACGCGTGGCTTTAAGTTCATCTCGTATGCAGTATGGTGGATTCGTCAAAGCATCCTGCAAGCCATAGCTGAGCAGAGCCGTATAGTTAGGCTGCCCCTTAATCAGGTCAGCTCTGTAAATAAAATTAGTCAGGTGCTTAGCCGTTTTGAGCAGGAGAATGAGCGTCGTCCTTCAGTCGATGAGATTTCTGAGAAGATAGATTTGCCGAAGGATAAGATAGACGAGGCTATGAGCATCAGTGGTAAGCATGTCTCGATGGATGCTCCCTTTGCTGATGGCGATGAAAACTCATTGTTGGACGTATTGGTAAATGATAGTTCTCCCTCTGCTGATAAACAACTGGTTCTAGAGTCTTTGCGTCAGGAAATACAGGAAGTTCTTTCGTATCTCAATGATCGTGAACGTACTGTTATAGAAGCATATTTCGGCATTGGTCAGCAGGAAATGACCCTTGAAGAGATTGGTGTTAAATATGGTCTCACCCGTGAGCGCGTACGCCAAATAAAAGAAAAGGCTATTCGCAGGCTTCGTAATAATACGAAGAACAAAATGTTGATGAGCTATCTGGGGTAA
- a CDS encoding transglycosylase domain-containing protein: MKYIRQIIGAAWLYMKNAFKWYIGIFKGRPWYIKILSTIASLIVAVILYLGAVDINFLGLFGKSPSMSTILNTRPAQASEIYSADSVLIGKYFSENRTPVKYEEVNPVFWEALIDTEDERFYHHFGIDFQAFGAALKDYIVHHDARGASTITQQLAKNLFRVRTEYSTGLLGNIAGFKILIMKTKEWITAVKLESNFSKEEILTMYANTVDFGSNAFGIKTACKTYFNTTPQNLTPEQAAVLVGMLKATTYYNPRLNPENSLNRRNVVLGNMLRRGHLTQEQYSALIEKPIELNYSVENAYDGQALYFREAVKDYLSEWCHETGYDLYTDGLKIYTTIDTTMQHYAEQAAWDNMKQLQQRFNSHWGNMNPWRDEHYQEIPNFIENIAKRLPCYKYFDKRFNHNQDSIDFYLNQPHPVTLFSYNGPYETEMSTLDSIRYMEHFMHCGFMAIEPKTGHVKAWVGDLDFDTWKYDKVTAMRQPGSTFKLFVYTEAMNQGLTPNDRRVDSFFSMKVWDDEKKKEVLWAPTNANGFFTDYNMTLKSAFAQSVNSIAVKIGQEVGIDRIAQTAHKMGIKSPLHETPSLALGASDVNLMELVNAYSTIINDGMAHDPILVTRILDRDGNLIYEASTEQTEAVSYKTAFFMQQMLMAGLREPGGTSMNLWRYVRNFPDTDFGGKTGTSNNHSDAWFVGISPNLVCGAWVGGEYRAIHFRTGELGQGSRTALPICGQFFESVLSDKRFQHYRGKFSDPHDASILGTMYQGVSTYEPLDSLNEDSLGTEQNEFSEVLTDSTSN, from the coding sequence ATGAAATATATCAGGCAAATTATAGGAGCCGCATGGCTTTACATGAAGAATGCGTTCAAATGGTACATTGGAATCTTCAAGGGACGCCCTTGGTATATTAAGATATTATCAACAATAGCCTCCCTTATTGTAGCTGTCATACTCTATCTTGGAGCTGTTGACATTAATTTCCTTGGACTCTTTGGCAAATCGCCCAGCATGAGCACTATCCTTAACACGCGCCCAGCCCAAGCCTCAGAAATTTATAGTGCCGACAGCGTTTTGATAGGAAAATACTTCAGTGAGAACCGTACACCTGTCAAATACGAAGAGGTAAACCCTGTGTTTTGGGAAGCTCTGATTGATACTGAGGACGAGCGTTTCTATCATCATTTCGGTATCGACTTCCAAGCCTTTGGTGCAGCGCTGAAGGATTATATCGTCCATCATGATGCTCGTGGAGCCTCTACTATTACCCAACAATTAGCCAAGAATCTCTTCCGTGTTCGCACAGAATATTCTACAGGTCTCCTAGGTAACATTGCAGGTTTCAAGATACTTATCATGAAGACCAAGGAATGGATTACTGCCGTCAAACTAGAGTCAAACTTCAGTAAAGAAGAGATTCTAACGATGTATGCCAATACCGTAGATTTCGGTTCTAATGCTTTTGGTATTAAAACGGCATGTAAGACATATTTCAATACAACCCCACAAAATCTGACCCCAGAACAGGCCGCTGTATTAGTAGGTATGCTAAAAGCCACCACCTATTATAATCCCAGACTGAATCCAGAAAACAGTTTAAACCGTCGCAATGTTGTTCTGGGTAATATGCTACGCAGAGGTCATCTTACTCAGGAACAATACTCGGCCTTGATAGAAAAACCTATTGAATTGAACTATAGCGTTGAGAATGCTTACGACGGACAAGCACTCTATTTCCGTGAGGCAGTAAAAGACTACCTGAGCGAGTGGTGTCATGAAACTGGATACGACCTTTATACTGACGGTCTGAAGATTTACACTACCATCGATACCACAATGCAGCACTATGCAGAACAAGCTGCATGGGATAACATGAAGCAACTGCAGCAGCGCTTCAATAGTCACTGGGGCAACATGAATCCCTGGCGCGACGAACATTATCAAGAGATTCCCAATTTTATTGAGAATATTGCCAAGCGCTTGCCCTGCTATAAGTATTTTGACAAGCGTTTCAATCACAATCAAGACTCTATTGATTTCTATCTGAACCAGCCCCACCCTGTTACGCTCTTCAGCTATAACGGGCCTTATGAGACGGAGATGAGCACGCTCGACTCTATTCGCTATATGGAGCATTTCATGCATTGCGGTTTCATGGCTATAGAACCAAAGACTGGTCACGTGAAAGCCTGGGTGGGCGATCTTGATTTCGATACGTGGAAATACGATAAGGTGACAGCTATGCGACAGCCTGGCTCTACCTTTAAGCTCTTTGTCTATACAGAAGCTATGAATCAGGGACTTACCCCTAATGATCGTCGTGTCGATTCATTCTTCAGCATGAAGGTTTGGGATGATGAGAAGAAAAAGGAAGTTCTATGGGCTCCTACTAACGCCAATGGTTTCTTCACAGATTATAACATGACGCTGAAATCGGCCTTTGCACAGAGTGTCAACTCTATTGCCGTGAAGATAGGCCAGGAAGTTGGCATTGACCGTATTGCGCAAACAGCTCATAAGATGGGTATCAAGAGTCCCCTTCACGAGACCCCTTCTCTTGCCCTGGGAGCCAGCGATGTTAACCTCATGGAACTCGTCAACGCCTACTCTACCATTATTAATGATGGTATGGCTCACGACCCCATCCTTGTTACCCGTATCCTCGATCGCGACGGCAACTTGATTTACGAGGCATCTACAGAGCAGACGGAGGCTGTGAGCTATAAAACCGCATTCTTCATGCAACAGATGCTGATGGCAGGTCTACGAGAACCTGGTGGTACTAGCATGAACCTCTGGCGTTACGTCAGAAACTTCCCTGATACAGATTTCGGCGGCAAGACCGGTACCTCAAATAACCATTCTGATGCTTGGTTCGTAGGCATCAGCCCTAATCTTGTATGCGGAGCATGGGTTGGCGGTGAGTATCGTGCCATCCATTTCCGTACGGGCGAACTAGGACAAGGCAGCCGTACGGCTCTGCCTATCTGCGGTCAGTTCTTTGAATCCGTACTCAGCGATAAACGTTTCCAGCACTATCGCGGTAAATTTTCCGATCCTCATGACGCTAGCATCCTTGGCACCATGTACCAAGGCGTGAGCACTTACGAACCTCTTGACAGTCTTAATGAAGATAGTCTTGGCACAGAACAGAATGAATTTTCTGAAGTTTTAACAGATAGTACATCAAATTAG
- a CDS encoding Do family serine endopeptidase — MKKIVNYVVPALSMAAIVFSVAAFNEAQAAPQDPEVTEMSTATAVQPVDLTYAAEKALPCVVHIKYVQNSKIQTVEVQSDPFDDFFSDPFGGFFGRGQRGQGGTRKQQVQTPKKTATGSGVIISSDGYIVTNNHVVDGADELTVTLHDSKEYSARIIGADKTTDLALIKIDGKNLPAIRIANSDNVKVGEWVLAIGNPLGLNNTVTAGIISAKARTLGANGVESFIQTDAAINAGNSGGALVNTNGELVGINAMLYSQTGSYSGYGFAIPTAMMNKVVADLKQYGTVQRAMIGISGRDVKTQVDLEKEDGKEVKDYGTMEGIYVAEVVDNSAAAEAGIEKGDILVEVDGQKLTKFGDLSGIIAQKRPGDKINLTYLHNKKKQTKQVTLRNEQGNTKVVKNADLDVLGADFREVSKAQKEQLEISYGLEVIKVNAGKMKDAGITKGFIIQRVNDEAMKTVEDLQDAVKDASTSKEPVLVIKGLYPTGKRGYFIVQLQND, encoded by the coding sequence ATGAAAAAGATTGTAAATTATGTGGTTCCCGCCCTTAGTATGGCGGCCATTGTTTTCTCGGTAGCGGCGTTTAATGAAGCTCAAGCAGCACCTCAAGATCCTGAAGTTACAGAAATGTCAACAGCAACAGCTGTACAACCTGTAGACTTGACATATGCAGCCGAGAAGGCTCTCCCATGTGTAGTACATATCAAATATGTGCAGAATTCAAAAATCCAGACAGTAGAGGTTCAGAGTGATCCTTTTGATGATTTCTTTAGTGATCCGTTTGGTGGCTTCTTCGGACGCGGCCAGCGTGGTCAGGGTGGCACACGTAAGCAGCAGGTGCAGACACCTAAGAAGACAGCTACGGGTTCTGGTGTGATAATCTCGTCAGATGGTTATATCGTGACTAATAATCATGTAGTAGATGGCGCAGATGAGCTGACTGTGACTCTGCACGACAGCAAGGAATACTCTGCACGTATTATCGGTGCTGACAAAACGACAGACTTGGCTCTGATTAAGATTGATGGTAAAAACCTGCCAGCTATCCGCATAGCCAATAGCGATAACGTGAAAGTAGGCGAGTGGGTACTCGCTATAGGTAACCCCTTGGGCCTGAATAACACAGTAACAGCAGGTATCATCTCAGCTAAAGCCCGTACCCTGGGTGCCAACGGTGTTGAGAGCTTTATCCAGACGGATGCAGCCATCAATGCAGGAAACTCAGGTGGCGCGCTGGTTAATACTAATGGTGAATTGGTAGGTATCAACGCTATGCTTTATTCTCAGACTGGATCATATAGCGGATATGGATTTGCTATTCCTACTGCTATGATGAATAAGGTAGTTGCCGACCTGAAGCAGTATGGTACTGTGCAGCGTGCAATGATTGGTATTAGTGGACGCGATGTGAAGACACAGGTCGATCTGGAGAAGGAAGACGGTAAGGAAGTTAAGGACTATGGTACGATGGAAGGTATCTATGTGGCTGAAGTCGTAGATAATAGTGCTGCTGCAGAGGCTGGCATTGAGAAGGGTGATATCCTTGTCGAGGTGGATGGACAGAAACTGACAAAGTTTGGTGACCTCTCTGGTATCATTGCTCAGAAGCGCCCTGGTGATAAGATTAATCTGACTTATCTGCATAACAAGAAAAAGCAGACCAAGCAAGTAACCCTTCGTAATGAACAGGGTAATACTAAGGTAGTGAAAAATGCAGACCTTGATGTGCTGGGAGCTGACTTCCGTGAGGTGTCAAAGGCACAGAAGGAACAGCTGGAAATCTCTTATGGTTTGGAAGTTATCAAGGTTAACGCAGGTAAGATGAAGGATGCAGGCATAACTAAGGGCTTTATTATCCAGCGTGTTAACGATGAGGCGATGAAGACTGTAGAAGACCTGCAGGATGCTGTGAAGGATGCTTCTACTTCTAAGGAGCCTGTGCTCGTCATTAAGGGTCTATATCCTACGGGTAAGCGCGGCTACTTCATAGTACAGCTACAGAACGATTAA
- a CDS encoding bifunctional UDP-3-O-[3-hydroxymyristoyl] N-acetylglucosamine deacetylase/3-hydroxyacyl-ACP dehydratase, with translation MKQKTLKGSFSLCGKGLHTGLSLTVTFNPAPENHGYKIQRIDLDGMPVIDAIAENVVDTQRGTVLGKGDVRVSTVEHGLSALYALGIDNCLIQVNGPEFPILDGSAIQYVNKIQEIGTEEQNAPKDWYVIRKKIEVKDEETGSCITILPDDQMSLTTMCSFESKFINSQFATLDDITKYPTEIAAARTFVFVRDIEPLIQANLIKGGDLDNAIVIYERQTTQERLDMLADMLHVEHRDATDLGYIQHKPLQWENECTRHKLLDVIGDMALIGKPIKGRIIATRPGHTINNKFAREIRKEIRKHEIQAPAYDPNEEPVMDVNRIRELLPHRYPMQLVDKVIEIGPTSIVGVKNITSNEPFFTGHFPQEPVMPGVLQIEAMAQCGGLLVLNSVEEPERWSTYFMKIDGVKFRQKVVPGDTLIFKVELVAPLRHGISSMHGYAFVGDHVVSEATFTAQIVKNK, from the coding sequence ATGAAACAAAAAACTCTGAAAGGCAGTTTTTCTCTTTGTGGAAAAGGCCTACACACTGGACTGAGCCTCACGGTAACGTTCAATCCCGCTCCAGAGAATCACGGTTATAAGATTCAGCGTATCGACCTTGACGGTATGCCCGTCATTGACGCTATTGCTGAAAACGTAGTAGATACACAGCGCGGCACCGTACTGGGAAAAGGTGATGTCCGTGTTTCAACAGTTGAACATGGTCTATCGGCACTCTATGCCTTAGGTATTGACAACTGCTTGATTCAGGTTAACGGCCCAGAGTTTCCTATTCTCGACGGTTCTGCCATCCAGTATGTCAACAAGATACAGGAGATTGGCACAGAGGAGCAGAATGCACCAAAGGATTGGTACGTCATTCGTAAGAAGATTGAGGTTAAGGACGAAGAGACTGGTTCTTGCATCACCATTTTGCCCGATGACCAGATGTCTCTCACCACAATGTGCTCATTTGAGTCAAAGTTCATCAACAGCCAGTTTGCCACACTCGACGATATTACTAAGTATCCCACAGAGATTGCAGCTGCTCGTACTTTTGTTTTTGTACGCGACATTGAACCTCTGATTCAGGCCAACCTGATTAAGGGGGGTGACTTAGACAATGCCATTGTCATCTACGAGCGACAGACAACTCAGGAGCGCCTGGATATGCTGGCTGACATGCTGCACGTAGAGCATCGCGATGCAACAGACTTAGGCTACATTCAGCATAAGCCCCTGCAGTGGGAGAATGAGTGCACACGTCATAAGTTGCTTGACGTTATTGGTGACATGGCACTTATTGGCAAGCCTATCAAGGGACGCATCATTGCAACCCGTCCTGGCCACACTATTAATAATAAGTTCGCGCGCGAGATTCGCAAGGAAATTCGCAAGCACGAAATCCAAGCTCCTGCCTATGATCCAAATGAGGAGCCTGTAATGGATGTCAACCGTATTCGCGAGTTGCTCCCCCACCGTTATCCCATGCAGCTGGTGGATAAGGTTATTGAGATTGGTCCCACCAGCATCGTTGGTGTGAAGAACATTACCAGCAACGAGCCTTTCTTCACAGGTCACTTCCCTCAGGAGCCCGTTATGCCTGGTGTGCTTCAGATTGAGGCAATGGCACAATGTGGCGGTCTGTTGGTACTCAACTCTGTTGAGGAGCCCGAGCGCTGGTCAACCTATTTCATGAAGATTGACGGAGTGAAGTTCCGCCAAAAGGTAGTACCTGGCGACACCCTGATTTTCAAGGTAGAGCTGGTTGCTCCTTTGCGCCACGGCATCTCAAGTATGCACGGTTATGCTTTCGTTGGCGACCACGTTGTTTCCGAGGCAACCTTCACTGCACAAATCGTAAAGAACAAGTAA
- the miaA gene encoding tRNA (adenosine(37)-N6)-dimethylallyltransferase MiaA: protein MNKTLIVITGPTAVGKTDLCLDIAKYFGIPIINADSRQIYREIKIGTAAPTEEQLQQVRHYFVGTQALTDYYSASIYEQEVMSLLSTLFQASDYALLSGGSMMYIDAVCNGIDDIPTVDDETRNTLKKRLADEGLESLCEQLRILDPDHYEVVDRMNPRRVVHALEICLMTGRTYTSFRTNERKERPFKIIKIGLNRDREIIYDRINRRVDSMMEQGFLDEARSVYPLRHLNALNTVGYKELFTYLDGTWSLNEAVERIKGNTRRYARKQLTWYKKDPLVTWFSPDEKQLILNHITKQ from the coding sequence TTGAATAAGACGCTGATAGTTATTACTGGACCAACAGCCGTCGGAAAGACGGATTTATGTCTGGACATTGCCAAGTATTTTGGCATTCCAATCATTAATGCTGACTCCAGACAAATCTATCGCGAAATAAAAATCGGTACAGCCGCACCTACTGAAGAACAACTTCAGCAGGTGCGACATTATTTTGTAGGGACACAAGCTCTGACCGATTATTATAGTGCATCTATATACGAACAGGAAGTGATGAGTCTGCTCAGCACGCTGTTTCAAGCCTCCGACTATGCTCTACTCTCAGGAGGAAGCATGATGTATATCGATGCTGTATGCAATGGTATCGATGATATCCCCACAGTAGATGACGAGACGCGTAACACGCTGAAGAAACGATTAGCCGACGAAGGTCTGGAAAGCCTTTGCGAACAGTTGCGCATTTTAGACCCTGATCATTATGAAGTCGTTGACAGAATGAATCCTCGTCGCGTGGTTCATGCATTGGAGATATGTCTGATGACTGGTCGCACTTACACATCATTTCGCACCAACGAGCGCAAAGAGCGCCCCTTCAAAATCATCAAGATAGGGCTCAACCGCGATCGTGAAATCATCTACGACCGCATCAACAGACGCGTTGACAGCATGATGGAACAAGGCTTTCTTGACGAAGCCCGTAGTGTCTATCCCCTGCGCCACCTTAACGCGTTGAACACCGTAGGCTACAAAGAATTGTTCACCTACTTAGACGGCACATGGTCGTTAAACGAAGCCGTAGAGCGTATCAAGGGTAACACCCGTCGTTATGCCCGTAAACAACTCACTTGGTACAAGAAAGATCCTCTTGTTACTTGGTTCTCACCCGATGAAAAACAACTGATTCTCAATCATATTACAAAGCAATGA
- the lpxA gene encoding acyl-ACP--UDP-N-acetylglucosamine O-acyltransferase produces MNQIHPLAVVDPEAKLGDNNIIGPFCVIDKNVVIGDNNNLLNNVTIHTGARIGNGNEFFPGASISTKPQDLKFKGEETTCEIGDNNSIRENVTISRGTASRGKTVVGSGNLLMENMHIAHDCVIGNGCIIGNSTKFAGEVEVDDCAIISAEVLFHQFIRVGSYVMIQGGSRTSLDIPPYIIAGKEPIRFAGVNLIGLRRRGFSNETIEMIHDTYRTIYAKGIIKDGIAEARSKYPDSKEVEYICSFFENSKRGVIR; encoded by the coding sequence ATGAATCAAATACATCCGTTAGCTGTTGTTGATCCCGAGGCAAAATTGGGTGATAACAATATCATTGGTCCTTTCTGCGTTATCGATAAGAACGTAGTTATCGGCGACAATAATAACTTATTAAACAATGTCACCATTCATACTGGTGCCCGCATCGGTAATGGAAACGAGTTTTTCCCTGGTGCGTCTATCTCTACAAAGCCACAAGACTTGAAGTTCAAAGGTGAAGAGACCACATGTGAGATTGGTGATAACAACTCTATTCGTGAAAACGTAACCATCAGTCGTGGTACTGCCAGCCGCGGTAAGACCGTTGTAGGTTCTGGAAACCTCTTGATGGAGAATATGCATATTGCCCACGACTGCGTCATTGGTAATGGTTGTATCATTGGTAACTCTACCAAGTTTGCAGGCGAGGTGGAAGTAGATGACTGCGCCATCATCTCTGCAGAAGTACTGTTCCACCAGTTTATTCGTGTGGGCAGTTACGTGATGATTCAGGGTGGAAGTCGCACAAGTCTGGATATTCCTCCTTATATCATTGCAGGTAAGGAGCCTATCCGTTTTGCTGGTGTTAACCTGATTGGCTTGCGTCGTCGTGGATTCTCAAATGAGACCATTGAGATGATTCACGACACCTATCGCACTATCTATGCCAAGGGAATTATCAAGGACGGCATTGCAGAAGCCCGTTCTAAGTATCCTGACAGCAAGGAAGTAGAATATATCTGCTCGTTCTTTGAGAACTCAAAGCGCGGAGTCATTCGTTGA
- a CDS encoding S24/S26 family peptidase, translating into MPQDNRQIKTVQMPNDVFLPFVVEQLKGGHTVTLPLRGRSMRPFLEDGRDKALLELCKDPRVGDAVLAEIAQGHFVLHRIIRIDGLHVTLRGDGNLNDEHCLLTDIKAKAVGFYRKGQEKLDSTNGRKWRIYSWWWMHLFPIRRYLLFILYPHIPQRFK; encoded by the coding sequence ATGCCACAAGACAATCGTCAGATAAAGACAGTTCAGATGCCAAACGACGTGTTTCTGCCTTTTGTTGTAGAACAATTGAAAGGTGGACATACTGTTACGCTGCCTTTGCGTGGACGCAGTATGCGACCTTTTTTGGAAGACGGGCGTGATAAAGCTCTACTGGAGTTATGCAAAGATCCTAGGGTAGGAGATGCTGTGTTGGCAGAGATTGCTCAAGGGCATTTTGTCCTTCATCGTATAATCCGAATAGACGGACTGCATGTTACGCTTCGGGGGGATGGGAATTTAAACGACGAACATTGTCTTTTGACTGATATCAAGGCGAAGGCAGTAGGCTTTTATCGTAAAGGACAAGAGAAACTTGATTCTACTAATGGTAGGAAATGGCGTATCTATTCATGGTGGTGGATGCATCTTTTTCCCATCCGTCGTTATTTGCTATTTATTTTATATCCACATATCCCACAACGATTCAAATGA
- the lpxD gene encoding UDP-3-O-(3-hydroxymyristoyl)glucosamine N-acyltransferase → MEFTAKQIAEFIGGRVEGNENTAVHTFAKIEEGQPGAISFLSNPKYTHFLYETSSSIVLVNEDLELEKEVKPTLIRVKNAYEAVAKLLQLYESMKPKKTGIDPLAFVSPKATLGKDVYVGAFACIGDGAVIGDGSQIYPHVVIGEGVKMGEKCLIYPNVTIYQGCQVGNNVTIHAGSVIGADGFGFAPNTEGYDKIPQIGIVIIEDNVEIGANTCVDRSTMGSTIIHKGVKLDNLIQVAHNCEIGENTVMSAQVGMAGSTKIGSWCMVGGQAGFAGHIHVADKTFVGAQCGVIGNTKGNGEQLIGSPAMDPKVYFKGMAMLRRLPDMYKEMSALRKELEELKANK, encoded by the coding sequence ATGGAGTTTACTGCCAAACAGATTGCCGAATTTATCGGTGGTAGAGTGGAAGGTAACGAGAACACTGCCGTCCATACTTTTGCTAAAATCGAAGAGGGTCAACCTGGAGCTATTTCGTTCCTATCAAACCCTAAATATACACATTTCCTATACGAAACATCTTCCAGCATCGTTTTGGTAAACGAGGATTTGGAACTGGAAAAGGAAGTTAAGCCAACCCTTATTCGCGTAAAGAACGCTTATGAGGCTGTAGCAAAGCTACTTCAGCTTTATGAGTCTATGAAGCCAAAGAAAACAGGCATCGACCCATTGGCTTTCGTTTCACCTAAGGCTACGCTGGGAAAAGACGTTTATGTAGGTGCATTTGCCTGCATCGGAGACGGAGCTGTTATTGGCGACGGCTCACAGATTTACCCCCACGTTGTCATTGGTGAAGGTGTTAAGATGGGCGAGAAATGCCTTATCTACCCCAACGTCACCATCTATCAGGGATGTCAGGTAGGCAATAACGTTACCATTCATGCTGGCAGCGTAATTGGCGCTGATGGTTTTGGCTTCGCACCTAACACAGAAGGCTATGACAAGATTCCTCAGATAGGTATTGTCATTATTGAGGATAACGTAGAGATTGGTGCCAACACTTGCGTTGACCGTTCTACAATGGGTTCTACCATTATCCACAAAGGCGTCAAGCTGGACAACCTTATTCAGGTAGCTCACAACTGCGAGATTGGTGAAAACACCGTTATGTCTGCTCAGGTCGGAATGGCTGGCAGCACTAAGATTGGTTCTTGGTGTATGGTTGGTGGTCAGGCTGGCTTTGCAGGACATATTCATGTAGCTGATAAGACATTTGTTGGTGCTCAGTGTGGTGTCATCGGCAATACTAAAGGTAACGGCGAGCAGCTCATTGGATCACCTGCAATGGATCCCAAGGTGTACTTCAAGGGTATGGCTATGCTGCGTCGTCTGCCCGATATGTACAAGGAAATGAGTGCATTGAGAAAAGAATTGGAAGAATTAAAAGCAAACAAATAA